In Helianthus annuus cultivar XRQ/B chromosome 3, HanXRQr2.0-SUNRISE, whole genome shotgun sequence, a single window of DNA contains:
- the LOC110927848 gene encoding la-related protein 6C isoform X1, with protein MAQAHPEQNIQKQTSKKDEKREISNSNSFKFNAHAPEFVPSSHTTQIPVSGYFYPCFNYVGVGVGVGDGSGSPDWVYVGGGDQDQHVQFFSNPDVVIPAYSKNVLTEDLQQKIVKQVEYQFSGLSLLANESLVKHISKDPEGYVPISVIASMKKIKSCITNNQLLAQALCASSKLVVSNDGKKVRRKHPFTEKDKEELQSRTVVAENLPEDHSHQNLEKIFSVVRSVKAIRICHPQEPNSSRSRGDYVFSNKLHALVEYETSEMAEKAVEKLNDERNWRKGLRVRLLLRRSPKSVLKSRKSEFDGLLDDDIDEAYDLPEESSPTNVIELAIDNNAEEGSKKGWARGRGKSKIRTSSHNGRGVLSQSPQSSGSTHSETTLSPKLSPKGPRMPDGTRGFTMGRGKPMSPPALTTTP; from the exons ATGGCACAGGCACACCCAGaacaaaacatacaaaaacagaCATCCAAGAAGGATGAAAAAAGAGAAATTTCCAATTCAAATTCTTTCAAATTCAATGCACATGCACCTGAATTTGTTCCCAGTTCGCATACCACCCAGATTCCGGTTTCGGGTTATTTCTATCCATGTTTTAATTATGTAGGTGTGGGTGTTGGTGTGGGTGATGGCAGTGGTTCTCCTGATTGGGTttatgttggtggtggtgatcaAGATCAGCATGTGCAGTTTTTTTCTAACCCGGATGTCGTGATCCCCGCGTATTCCAAGAATGTTCTCACTGAAGATCTTCAACAAAAGATTGTTAAACAG GTGGAGTATCAATTCAGTGGCTTGAGCCTGCTTGCAAATGAATCCTTGGTTAAACACATTAGCAAGGACCCTGAGGGATATG TTCCTATATCTGTTATTGCATCTATGAAGAAAATCAAATCCTGCATCACTAATAACCAATTGCTTGCTCAAGCTCTTTGCGCGTCTTCTAAGTTG GTCGTAAGCAATGATGGCAAAAAAGTTAGGCGTAAACACCCCTTCACGGAGAAAGACAAAGAAGAACTACAG TCTCGTACGGTTGTTGCTGAGAATTTACCCGAAGATCATTCTCATCAAAACCTTGAGAAAATCTTTAGTGTGGTCAGAAG CGTCAAAGCGATACGTATTTGCCACCCGCAAGAGCCTAATTCTTCGCGCTCTAGAGGAGATTACGTTTTTAGTAACAAG CTTCATGCTTTGGTGGAATACGAAACATCGGAGATGGCTGAAAAAGCG GTTGAAAAATTAAACGATGAAAGAAATTGGCGAAAAGGGCTTAGAGTTAGGCTGCTCCTTCGACGTTCA CCAAAGTCTGTTTTAAAGAGCAGGAAGTCCGAGTTTGACGGGTTACTTGATGATGACATTGATGAAGCATATGATTTGCCCGAAGAATCTTCTCCTACTAATGTTATAGAACTTGCTATCGACAATAAT GCCGAAGAGGGGTCAAAGAAAGGATGGGCCCGAGGACGTGGGAAGTCAAAGATTCGCACATCGAGTCATAATGGACGCGGAGTTCTTTCACAGTCGCCGCAATCAAGCGGGTCTACCCATTCGGAGACAACATTGTCACCTAAATTGAGTCCTAAAGGGCCAAGAATGCCTGATGGAACTAGGGGGTTCACTATGGGAAGAGGAAAGCCTATGTCTCCTCCTGCTTTAACCACCACACCATAA
- the LOC110927848 gene encoding la-related protein 6C isoform X2, translating to MAQAHPEQNIQKQTSKKDEKREISNSNSFKFNAHAPEFVPSSHTTQIPVSGYFYPCFNYVGVGVGVGDGSGSPDWVYVGGGDQDQHVQFFSNPDVVIPAYSKNVLTEDLQQKIVKQVEYQFSGLSLLANESLVKHISKDPEGYVPISVIASMKKIKSCITNNQLLAQALCASSKLVVSNDGKKVRRKHPFTEKDKEELQLHALVEYETSEMAEKAVEKLNDERNWRKGLRVRLLLRRSPKSVLKSRKSEFDGLLDDDIDEAYDLPEESSPTNVIELAIDNNAEEGSKKGWARGRGKSKIRTSSHNGRGVLSQSPQSSGSTHSETTLSPKLSPKGPRMPDGTRGFTMGRGKPMSPPALTTTP from the exons ATGGCACAGGCACACCCAGaacaaaacatacaaaaacagaCATCCAAGAAGGATGAAAAAAGAGAAATTTCCAATTCAAATTCTTTCAAATTCAATGCACATGCACCTGAATTTGTTCCCAGTTCGCATACCACCCAGATTCCGGTTTCGGGTTATTTCTATCCATGTTTTAATTATGTAGGTGTGGGTGTTGGTGTGGGTGATGGCAGTGGTTCTCCTGATTGGGTttatgttggtggtggtgatcaAGATCAGCATGTGCAGTTTTTTTCTAACCCGGATGTCGTGATCCCCGCGTATTCCAAGAATGTTCTCACTGAAGATCTTCAACAAAAGATTGTTAAACAG GTGGAGTATCAATTCAGTGGCTTGAGCCTGCTTGCAAATGAATCCTTGGTTAAACACATTAGCAAGGACCCTGAGGGATATG TTCCTATATCTGTTATTGCATCTATGAAGAAAATCAAATCCTGCATCACTAATAACCAATTGCTTGCTCAAGCTCTTTGCGCGTCTTCTAAGTTG GTCGTAAGCAATGATGGCAAAAAAGTTAGGCGTAAACACCCCTTCACGGAGAAAGACAAAGAAGAACTACAG CTTCATGCTTTGGTGGAATACGAAACATCGGAGATGGCTGAAAAAGCG GTTGAAAAATTAAACGATGAAAGAAATTGGCGAAAAGGGCTTAGAGTTAGGCTGCTCCTTCGACGTTCA CCAAAGTCTGTTTTAAAGAGCAGGAAGTCCGAGTTTGACGGGTTACTTGATGATGACATTGATGAAGCATATGATTTGCCCGAAGAATCTTCTCCTACTAATGTTATAGAACTTGCTATCGACAATAAT GCCGAAGAGGGGTCAAAGAAAGGATGGGCCCGAGGACGTGGGAAGTCAAAGATTCGCACATCGAGTCATAATGGACGCGGAGTTCTTTCACAGTCGCCGCAATCAAGCGGGTCTACCCATTCGGAGACAACATTGTCACCTAAATTGAGTCCTAAAGGGCCAAGAATGCCTGATGGAACTAGGGGGTTCACTATGGGAAGAGGAAAGCCTATGTCTCCTCCTGCTTTAACCACCACACCATAA